ATATTTTCTGCGGTGGGAAATCTCGCCGCGATTTCAATACGCTCTTTGCCGCGGCGAGGAAGCTGCCTTATCCGGTCAAAATAGTCACCGTCTCCAACGCGGAACTGGCCCCTCACGGCTCATTCCTTGATGCGGCATCCGCTCCCCCGAATGTCGAGATTATCCGTCATGATGGCAGCGTGGAACTGTTCGTGAAATATATGTCGGCCGCGCGTCTGGTGGTAATACCAATCAAGAAAGATATTATCACGCAAGCCGGGATTGCAGTTTATATCATGGCTATGGCGCTTAAAAAGTGTGTCATTATCTCCGCAGGGCCGGGGGTGGATGATGTGCTGCCGGCGGAAACGGCCATTATTGTCCCGCCTGAAGATATTTCAGCCCTCACCCTGGCAATCCAGCTCGCATGGTCCGATGAGGCTTATCGCCGGAAATTTGAAAGAAACGGTTACGATTATGTAATGACTTTAGGCGGGGGAGAGCATTTTATCGAAGCCATAGTCGACCGTTTATGCGAGAATTTCGGCAGAAAGCAATGACCAAATCATGTGCAACGCCTGCTAATGTTCATCTTTGAATCATGGATATAATCGCTTGTCTCCGTAGAGATTACAATTAAATATCAAATCAACTGTAACACTGCTAACCTGAATTTGTTTGGAGTCTCTTATTAAGATTTCGCCG
This portion of the Candidatus Zixiibacteriota bacterium genome encodes:
- a CDS encoding glycosyltransferase, translating into MKLKIISNIYSLQEIHKEGVEIELHRYPKTINSFATVLRMFWKSFGYDYIVLNFISFDILLLAFLKLIIPFNCCRLVTVDLLLTRPCTFRERFLHPWKVLLLKKVHLFLVLMKDTSGYQKYFHLRPEQFRYLPYKINAFDLISKTTVTDEGYIFCGGKSRRDFNTLFAAARKLPYPVKIVTVSNAELAPHGSFLDAASAPPNVEIIRHDGSVELFVKYMSAARLVVIPIKKDIITQAGIAVYIMAMALKKCVIISAGPGVDDVLPAETAIIVPPEDISALTLAIQLAWSDEAYRRKFERNGYDYVMTLGGGEHFIEAIVDRLCENFGRKQ